The region CGAAGCCGCGCGGCGCATGGTCGCTGCCGGGTGCGCACCCGAGGGGCGGATCGTCCTCATTTCGTCGATTACGGCGCAGACGCAGGACAATGGTCTGGTCGCCTACAGTGCCGCCAAGGCCGCGGTCAGCCACCTCGGGCGGCTTCTGGCGAAGGAGTGGGTGCGCACCGGTCCCAACGTCAACGTGGTCTCGCCGGGCTATTTCGAGTCCGAACTGGCGGGAGACTGGTTCGAGACCGAGGCCGGGCAGCGTAAGGTCGCAGCCATGCCACGTCGTCGCCTGATGGACGAGGCGGCGCTCGACGCGACCCTGCTTCACCTGCTTGGCGATGCCAGCGCTCCGATCACGGGCGCGGACATCCGTATCGATGATGGCCAGACCCTGTGAGGGGGCTCTAAGTTCCGGTCACGCTGCACTGCAACATCAATGTTGCGCGAATTTTGCTCTTACGTGTTCAATTCATATGGAAATATGCATTCTGATGGCATAACCTGTCGCTACACCTTCGGGACAAGAACCGGCTTTTTGGGAGATTTGCCATGTTCGAGGAAAGCGACGTTGCATCGGGCGACAAGGCCATGATCCTGTTGCAGAGCCTCATCTGCTATTTGCGCGAGAAGAATGTGCTCTCGCGCGCCGACATCGAAGAGCTGCGCGATCGCGTCGAGGCGCGAATCGCTGACGCCGAGGCCGAGGCGGAAGTGCAGGCGGCGCTGCCGTGCAAGGCGGCGATCGCCAAGGCAGCCGCAGAGGACATGCGCGACCTCGATGAATATTGCGGCAAACGTTACGGGGGCAAGCACCGCCGCCACGTGAACTGAATTTCGGGCCCTGAATTACGAGCAAGGCCTCATCCGATTCTCCGGGTGGGGCCTTGTTGCATATGGGGGGGCTAGAGGCAGGCGTGTCCCTCGGGCAGCGTCGAAAGCCTGTCGATCTCCTTTTTCAGCAGATCTGCCGCGTAAGTGCGGAAGGTATCGGCATCGAGGCCGGGGATCAGTTCCTCGCCCGCCAGTACGCCCCAGCACAAGACCAGCGAGAGGTCGCAGATACGCACCTTGCAGGCCTGCGTCGCGCCCGGGATGAGTGCGTCGAGCGCCATGCCAAGAACCCGTCGGAACCTTTCCAGCGTATCCGCGTTCAGTTGCGCGATCAGCGGGTTGCGGCCCGTCTCGGCGAGAATCTCGACCAGCATCCGCCTGTTCTCGAATTCAGACTCCTTCACCAGAAGGTGTTCGATCCAGCTTCGGATGGCGGCATGGTCACCGGCAGCGATGGCCTGTTCGATGGTTTCCTCGGCAAGCCAGACCTGCAGGCTTTCCTCGCAGATCGCGGTGATGATCGCCTCCTTGTTGGCGAAGTCACGGTAGATCTGACCGACCGCGATTCCCGATTCGCGGGCGATCTGGGACATGCCGCTCTGATGAAAGCCCTGCTCGGCGAAAAGCCTGCGCGCGGTGCTCAGCAGATGCTGGCAACGCAGCTGCGAACGGCTTGTCGGATGGGGCTTCGAGGGGTGCTCTGCGCAATATGCGGCTTTGCTGTTGTCTTCCATGGTGCGCTGCAGTAGAGGCCTCGACAATTAATGAGTGAACGTTCGCTCACATCCATAGCATTGAATTGGCCCCCCGCGATGAAAAAATTGATTCCGGCTCTCGGATTGCTCCTCTCCGCTTGTGGAAGCGAGTCGCAACAACCTCCTGCCGGGCCTCCCGAGGTCGGTGTGATGACGGTTCGGAGCGAGTCTGTCTCACTGCGCACTGAATTGCCGGGACGTACCAATGCTTACGAGACCTCCGAGGTGCGGCCTCAGGTCAATGGGCTGATCCAGAAGCGCTTCTTCGAGGAAGGTGAGCGCGTTGGTGCGGGGCAGCCGCTCTATCGCATCGACTCTGCCCCTTACGAGGCTGCCGTGGCCAGCGCTCGTGCCGCATTGGCGCAGGCGCAGGCGACGATCGCCTCGACCGCCGCGCAGGCGCGTCGTTACGGCGAACTGGTCGAGATCAATGCGATTTCAAGGCAGGAGGCCGAGAACGCGCAGGCCGCCGCGGCGCAGGCTCGCGCCAGTGTTGCCGCCCAGCAGGCGGCACTGCGCAGCGCCCAGATCGACCTTGCCCGGACCACCATCCGCGCGCCGATCGCGGGCCGCGTGAACCGCTCGACCTATACCGTCGGTGCGCTGGTCTCCGCAGGGCAGGCCGATGCCCTGACCACGATCCAGCGGCTCGATCCGATCTACGTCGACATCCAGCAGTCGAGTGCGGACCTTCTGCGCCTGCGCAAGCAGATCATGAACGGCGATATTTCGCGCGATGGCGGGGATGCCCGCGTCCAGCTGCGCCTCGAGGACGGCAGCATCTATCCCGAGACCGGCACGCTCAAGTTCACCGAGGTCAGCGTCGATCCCGCGACCGGTAGCCAGGTCGTGCGCGCCGTGTTCCCCAACCGGCAAGGGCTGCTCATGCCCGGTATGTACGTGCGTGCCGAGCTGGTGCAGGGCACCAAGCGCGATGCGCTGGTCGTGCCGCAGCAGGCAGTCAGCCGTGACGAGAAGGGGCGCCCGGTGGTGCTCGTCGTCGACAAGCAGGGCAAGGTGGCACAGCGCGTTATCGAGACCCCGCAGACGGTCGGCACGAACTGGCTGGTGAGCAAGGGCCTCAAGGCGGGTGAGCGCATCATCGTCGAGGGGCAGCAGAATGCGCGTCCCGGCACCACGGTCAAGCCGGTCGCGATGAAGGGCGTTCCCGGCAAGGAGCAGGCCTCCGCAGGCGGCAAGCCCGCTGGCGAGCAGGCTGCGTCACCGTCGCAGGGCGAGGGGCGCTAAGACACCATGGCTAGGTATTTCATCGATAGGCCCATCTTCGCATGGGTCATCGCAATCGTTGCCATGATGGCGGGTATCCTCGCCATCCGCAGCCTGCCGGTTTCGCAGTTCCCCGAGATTGCGCCGCCAACGGTCACCATCAACGCCTCCTATCCGGGCGCGGATGCCGAGACGCTCGAGCAGACGACCACGCAGGTCATCGAGCAGCAGCTCACCGGCATCGACAATCTGCGCTACTTTTCCTCGACCTCGTCCTCGGCGGGCGTGGTCACGATCACCCTGACCTTCGAGCAGGGCACCGATCCCGACATCGCGCAGGTCCAGGTCCAGAACAAGCTTTCCGCCGCGCAGGCGCTGCTTCCCGAGGAAGTCCAGCGTCAGGGCGTGACGGTCGAGAAGTCGGCCGCCAGCTTCCTCGTCGTCGTCGGCATCTACTCCGAGGATGGCAGCCATAGCGCGAACGACCTGTCCGACTATGTCGCCAGCGACGTGCAGGACCCGGTCGCGCGCATCAACGGCGTGGGCGAGCTGATGGTCTTCGGCACCCAGTACGCAATGCGCGTATGGGTCGATCCGCTCAAGCTGCGCAGCTACAACCTCACCGTCAGTGACGTGCAGCAGGCCATCGCGGCGCAGAACGTCCAGGTCTCTGCCGGCCAGATCGGTGCGCTTCCCGCATCCAAGGAGCAGCAGCTCAACGCCACCGTCTCGGTGCAGTCGCGCCTGCAGACGCCCGACGAGTTCGAGGCGATCCGCCTGCGTACCAGCGAGGGCGGTGCGGTCGTGCGGCTGCGCGATGTCGGTCGCGCCGAACTGGGCGCGGAAAACTACGGCTTCGACGTCCAGTACAACGGCCATCCGGCATCAGGCTTCGGCGTGCGTCTCGCCTCGGGTGCCAATGCGCTCGACACCGTCGAGGCGGTCAAGGCCGAGGTCGCGCAGATTTCGAAGAAGTTCCCGTCGGACGTCAAGGTCGTCTACCCCTACGACACCACGCCGTTCGTGCGCCTTTCGGTCGAGCAGGTCATCCACACCCTCATCGAGGCGGTGGTGCTGGTGTTCCTCGTCATGTTCCTGTTCCTGCAGAACTGGCGCGCGACGATCATTCCCACCATCGCGGTGCCGGTGGTCCTGCTCGGGACCTTCGGGATCATGGCGGCGATGGGCTATACCATCAACCAGCTCACCTTGTTCGGCATGGTGCTGGCGATCGGCCTGCTCGTCGATGACGCGATTGTCGTTGTCGAGAATGTCGAGCGCCTGATCCAGACCGAGCATCTCTCGCCAAAGGATGCTGCGCGCAAGTCGATGGACGAGATCAGCGGTGCGCTGATCGGCATCGCCATGGTGCTTTCGGCGGTGTTCCTGCCGATGGCCTTCTTCGGCGGTTCGACCGGAGTCATCTTCCGCCAGTTCTCGCTGACGATCGTCTCCTCAATGGTGCTTTCGGTCGCGGTTGCACTGATCCTCACGCCGGCTCTTTGCGCCACTATCCTCAAGCCTCACGATCCGCAGAAGGATCAGGGCAACGGGCTGCTCGCGCGCTTCTTCCGCTGGTTCAACGAAAAGTTCGACCGTGGCACCGACAAGTACGAGAACGGCGTCAAGCGCACCGCGCGTGGCTGGAAGCGCTCGATGCTTATCTACGTGGTCGTGGTCGGCGGCGTGGCGCTGCTCTTCGCGCGCCTGCCCGGCGGCTTCCTGCCGGACGAGGATCAGGGCGTGGTGATGACGCAGGTCGTCGCGCCTCCGGGCTCGACCCTGCCGCGCACCGACCGTGCGGTCAGCCACGTGCGCGACTACTTCCTCAACACCGAGAAGAAGAACGTCGAGTCGATCTTCACGATCTCGGGCTTCTCGTTCATGGGGCAGGGCCAGAACACCGCAATCGCCTTCGTGCGCCTGCGCGACTGGGCCGAGCGCGACGGTGCCGAGAACGGTGCGGTGGGCATTGCCAACCGCGCGATGGGCGCCTTCTCGCAGTACCGCGACGCGATGATCTTCGCGCTGGTTCCGCCCGCGATCTCGGAACTGGGCAATGCGACCGGTTTCGACATGTGGCTGACCGACACCGGCGGGCTTGGCCACGAGCGGCTCAAGCAGACCCGCAACCAGCTCATGGGCGCGGCGATGCAGAGCGACAAGATCGCACAGGTCATGCCGATGAGCCTCGACGATGCCCCGCAGCTGGTCATCGACATCGACCAGGACAAGGCGCAGGCGCTGGGGCTCGACCTCTCGTCGATCAACAGCGATCTCTCGGCTGCCTGGGGCGGTGCCTACGTGAACGACTTCCTCGATCGCGGCCGCACCAAGCGGGTCTACCTTCAGGCCGACCAGGACTTTCGCGACTCTCCGGATGACCTGAAGGACTTCTACGTGCGCAATACGAGTGGGGAGATGGTTCCCTACTCGGCTTTCGCCACCGCATCGTGGAAGACGGCCCCGACCATGCTGACGCGCTACAACGGGCGTCCGGCGATGCAGCTGCAGGGCGGCCCGACGCCGGGTGTCAGCACCGGCGGGGCGATGACCGAGATGGAGCAGCTCCAGGCCGGTCTGCCGGAAGGCACCGAGCTGGAGTGGACTGGCCTTTCCTACGAGGAACAGCTCTCGGCAGGACAGGCGCCGGCGCTCTATGCGCTCTCGCTCTTCGTCATCTTCCTGTGCCTTGCCGCGCTCTACGAAAGCTGGTCGGTGCCGATCGCGGTCGTGCTGGTGGTGCCGCTCGGCGTGCTTGGCGCGATGCTCGCGGCATGGCTCACCGGTCTGAACAACGACATCTACCTGCAGGTGGGCCTGATCACCACGATCGGCGTCTCGGCCAAGAACGCGATCCTCATCATCGAATTCGCCGAAGAGCGCGTCCTCGCGGGGATGAATGCGTTCGACGCGGCGGTGGAGGCGGCGAGGTTGCGCCTTCGCCCGATCCTGATGACCTCGCTCGCCTTCGGTATCGGCGTGCTCCCGCTGGCGCTCTCGACCGGCGCGGGTGCGGGCGGACAGAACGCGATCGGTCGTTCGGTGGTGGGCGGCATGTTCACCGCGACCGTGCTGGCGATCTTCTTCGTGCCGATGTTCTTCGTCGTCGTGAGCCGCCTGTTCGGCCACGGCAAGCACGAAGGCGAGGACACGGCACAGACGCAGGACAACGCTCCGGACAGCACCGGCGCCGCGCCTGCCAAGGATATTTGAGAATGAAAAAGTCCCTTGCCCCCCTCCTGATGGGCACGGCCCTGCTGGCCGGGTGCAGCTTCGCACCCAAATACGAACGCCCCGCCGGGGCGGTCCCGGTGACCCTGCCGCAAGGCGGGGTCTACGAGAGTGCGCCCAGCGACGGCCCCGATCTTTCGCAGACCGGCTGGCGCGATTTCTTCGTCGATGACCGGCTGCGGCAGGTCATCGAGCTGGGTCTTGCCGAAAACCGCGAGCTGCGCATTGCCGCTGGCAACGTGCTTCAGGCCCGCTCGCAGCTGCGGGTCCAGCGTGCCGACCTCCTGCCGACGGTCTCGGCGACGGGCTCTGCCACCTATACCAACAATATCTTCGGTGCAGGTGGAGGCGCGACCGGCGGGGCTGGAGGCGGAGCCGGTGCAGTCGGGAGCAGTTCTGGCGATCTCGACATCTATTCGGTCGGGGCGGGGCTCTCGGCCTTCGAGCTCGACCTCTTCGGCCGCATCCGCAACCTGACCCGCGCCGCACAGGAGCAGGTCTTCGCCAGCCAGGAAGCGCAGCGCGCGACGCGCATCAGCCTCGTTGCCGAGATCGCCACCGCCTGGCTGACGATGGCCAGCGATGCCGAACAGCTGCGCCTGTCGCGCGAGACCCGCGATGCCTTTGCCAAGACGCTCGAACTCACCCGTGCGCAGTTCCGCATCGGTGTGGGCTCCGAACTCGAGGTGAGCCAGGCCGAGACCAATTACCAGGCAGCGGTGAACGACATCGCCGCGCTCGAGGCCGCGGTCGCGGTCGACCAGAACGCGCTCAACCTGCTGGCCGGGACGACCGTCCCGCGCGAGCTGCTTCCCGAAGGTCTCGGCGATGCGCCGGTGATGCGCGGCGACCTTCCGGTCGGCGTGTCCTCGCAGGTCCTGCTCAGCCGTCCCGACGTGTTGCGTGCCGAACACATGCTGATCGCAGAGCACGCCAACATCGGGGCCGCGCGCGCTGCGTTCTTCCCGACGATCTCGCTGACCGGGGCGGTCAACACGCTCAGCCTGGGGCTCTCAGGCCTCTTCAAGGACGGCAGCTACATGTACAATGTCGCGCCTACCGCCAGCCTGCCGCTGTTCGACGGTGGCACGCGCCAGGGCAACCTTGATTATGCCAAGGCCTCGCGCGAGGTCGCGGTCGCGACGTACGAGCAGGCGATCCAGACCGCGTTCCGAGAGGTCAGCGACGGCCTTGCCCGGCGCGGCAAGCTCGACGAGCAGATCGCCGCCCAGGAAAAGCGCGTGAAGGCAGCGCAGCTTGCGGCGCGCCTCTCGGATGCGCGCTATCGTACAGGCGTGGATTCGTTCCTGACCACGCTCGATGCCCAGCGCAGTGCCTACGGGGCCGAGCAGCAACTGGTGACCACGCGCCTGACTCGCGGCAGCAACCTTGTTGAACTCTATCGCGCGCTTGGTGGCGGCCTCCTGGTCGATGAGCCCGCCCCGGCTGAGCAAGCTGAGCGCTCCGAGGCGAACTGACCTCGACGGGCAATTGAAATGCAAAGGCCGGCCCCGTTCGCGCGGGGCCGGCCTTTGTCGTTATTGCGAGAGCCGGGACATGGCGCCGCGCCTGGCGCTGCCATCCATCCCCGCCGGGGTCAGTCCGCAGCGGCGGCCTTGCGCTCGCTGTGCTTCCAGAACGGGTCGTCGGGCAGGCGGTGGATCGGCCCGTAGACATTCTCCAGCAGCACCGCGAGGGCAGGGTCGCGTTCCGCCATCTCGGCGTCGCTGATCACGACCGTGTCGCCCATCTTCGCCGGGTAGTTGCTGTTGAACCAGAACTGGGTGCCTTCGGCCCAGTACTCGTCGATGGTATTCTCCATGTACTGGTCCTTCCACGTGCCACGCTCGCGGGCGTTGCGGAAGGCGGCCTCGACCAGCGCGACGAAGGGCGGGTCGATCTGGCGCAGCGCCTCGAACATGCCGTGCGAGAACTCGTGGACCATGATCGTTTCGCCGAAATAGCGCGTGCCCGGGACGGCCTGAATGTTTTCCTCGGCGCCGCTGGTGAGCAGCCCGCCCATGCCGCGCGCGCGCTTTGCCCAGTATTCGTAGGCGGTCAGCGGTGCGATCTCGGTATCGTAGTTCTCGCGCTCATAGGGCGTAAGCACGATGTCGTCGCGCGCGGGCTTGTCCCAGTCGCGCTGCTCGGGAAGGTCCATCGTCGTCTCGTCGACCGCCATGATCGCGACGCGCGCGCCTTCGCGAACCATCTCGTGCACGATCTCCGGGCGATGCGCGAGCATGGCGCGGATCATGTTGCGCGCCTTGACTAGCGTGTCGGGGCGGACCTTGGAGGACGAGGTGATCCACAGCCCGTCGACCGAGAGACCCTGCGTGTAGAACGGATCGAGCCCCAGCTCGGCGGGCGGGGTGACGACTTCGCTCGACCCGTCCTGCGCCGAAACAGGCACGCTGCCAGCGGCGAGAGCCAGAGCGAGCGCGGGGAGGGCGACAAGGCGGGACAAGGTCGGCATGGGCATCGTCAGGGCTTTCGTTTGGGATTGGTGACGGCCTGCGCCTCGGGTGTGACCCGAAGAGGCGCAGGACGGATCAGTGTTGTCAGGTGAATGGCTTGTCGAGTGCGACCTGCGGCTGCGTGAACCAGCGCGCGCCCTCGTCGGTCATGTAGAAGTGGTCTTCGAGGCGCACGCCGAACTTGTCGGGATAGACGATCATCGGCTCGTTCGAGAAGCACATGCCGGCAGCGAGCGGTGTCCTGTCGCCGCGCACGAGGTAGGCAGGCTCGTGGATGGCGAGGCCGATGCCGTGGCCGGTGCGGTGCGGCAGGCCGGGCAGGTTGTAGTCGGGGCCAAGGCCCGCCTTGGTGATCACTGCGCGCGCGGCGGCATCGACGTCCTCGCACGGCACGCCCGGCTTTGCAGCGGCAAAGGCGGCGGCCTGCGCGGTCTTTTCCAGCTCCCAGGTCTCGGCCTCGAGCGCACTCACTTCGCCGAAGGCGTATGTACGGGTGATGTCCGAGTGATAGCCCTCGATGCGGCAGCCGGTGTCGATCAGGACGAGCTGGTTTTCCTCGAGTTCCTGATCGTAGGGAAGCCCGTGCGGGAAGGCGGTGGCATGGCCGAACTGGACCGCGCAGAAGTACGAGCCCGAGGAGCCGAGGGCGCGGTGCGCCTGGTCGATGAAGCGGATGACTTCGCTGGCGCGAATGCCCGGTGCGAGGATGCGTGCGGCTGCCTTGTGCACCTCGAGCGTCATCGACTTGGCCTGCTGCAGCAAAGCCAGTTCGTTCGCCGACTTGATCATGCGGCAGCCGTCGATGACGGGGCCACCCTCGACCGTACCGGCAAGGCGCTCCCCGAACTGGCGGGCATGGCCAGCCGAGAGCATCGGGTCGATCGCAAGAACGGTGCCGGGCGCGAGCGTGCGGCACACCATCTCGACCGGGTCCTCTTCCTCTTCCCAGAGTACGAGGTCGGCCTCGATCTTGAGTTCGGCTTCGAGCGAACCGCGCTCGAACACCGGGCACACCACGCGCGGTGTGCCGCTGGCGGGGATGATCAGCGCGACGAGGCGCTCGGTCGGCGACCAGCTCACCCCGGTGAAATAGCGCATCGAGGGGCCGACGTTGACGATCAGCGCGCCGGCACCGGCAAGCGCCATCAGCTCGCGGGCCTTGTCCATGCGGGCCTTGAGCTCGCCGTCACTGATCGCGGGAGCCCATTCGCTCCAGCGGGTGAGGCGGGCCAGTTCGGCTTCGGCGTTGGAGCCACCGATCATCGTCGTCATCGTCATGTCCGTTTCTTCAAGGGCGCAAGCCCGGCCACGCGCGAGGCGTGACCGGGCTTTCCAGTTATCCCGGCCCGATCACTTCGGGCTCAGGGTGACCTCGGTCTTACCGGTGCCAAGGTCGATTGCGTAGGCACCGCGCTCCAGCGTGCCGGTGTCGGTCGCATAGGGGCGTCCGTCGGCAGTGGTGGTCTCGAAGGCGAGGCGGGCACGCGGGGTGATCGCGCTGGCGGGATCGAGGGAGAGGCGCACGGTGCCGGTCTCGGTATCATAGTCCGCGCTGGCGATCTTGCCGCTCTCAAGCGTGATCCACAGACCCGCGGGAGCGATGAACAGGCGCGAGCGGGCGCTGTCCTGCGGGGTGACCTGGATCGTCTTGCCGCTCTGCTCGACCTTGGCACCGAAGCCCAGCCAGCCGAACTGCGGATGATCGACGAGGTAGGTCGCGGCGGTGATGGCATGACCGTAGAAGCCCATGCCGTAGTCGCCGGTAATCGCGTCCCACTGCATCATGTCGGGGTAGGAGTGGAACGCGGCGGAGCCGAAGCCTTCCTGGTCGATGTTGGTGATGCCGCCCATCATGCCGCCGTAGGCCACGCGCAGCAGGTGGAAGTCCTTGGGGTTCTTGCGATAGGCGGTGAACAGCGGGACTGCGTTGAGGGCCGAGCCGTAGTGGTGGATCTGGCGCTCGATGCGGCTGACCTTGCCGCCGTAGAGGAAGTCCCAGTAGCGGCGTGCGTTGCCGTTGTAGCCCCAGCTCGGGATCGTCGGGTCATAGCCCAGGATCACCTCGCGGGTGGCCTCGGCCTGCGGCTGGTAGCCGAAGTGGTCCATCCAGGCGTAGACTTCGGGCTGGCCGGTCGAATCCCAGGCCATTTCCGAGCCGAAGGGATACTTCATCGAACGCCAGATGTCGGCGCGCTCGGTCATCAGCCGCTTCATGTTGGCGGCTTCCTTGGTCATGCCTTCCTTCTCGAGATCCTTGAGGATGTCGAGGAACACGTCGCCTTCCATCAGGCCGAAGCGCGCGTAGTAGGGGGCATCGCGCATCATCGCGACGGTCGTGACGTAGGCCCACTTGAGATAGAACTGCCAGTCGTGGCGCTTGACCAGATCGGCGTGATCGCGCGCAAGGCGGTAGAGCACCCAGTGCCCGATCGCGACGTGGGGGTAGTTGTAGGTGCGGCCAAGGTCGTTGGAATGCTCCTTGTTCCACGCCGTCCAGTTCTTCCAGTTGATCTGGGGGTCGTAGTAGTCGGGGAATTCCTCGGGCTCGTAGTAGAAGATGCTCTTCTTGACGCCGCCCTTGTGCTCGCCGTCGGCGATCTGGAGCGTGCCGATCACGGTCTCGTCGACGAGACGCTCGATGCGCGCGACTTCCTCGGGGTCGGGGTTGTCGAGCTGCTTGATCGCGGCCGCGACCCATGCACCCGCGCCGCCCTCGTCGCTCATGCCGGCAACCCAGACGCGCTCGTCCTGGGTGAGGATCTTGTTTTCCTCGCGGTCGTAGGAGAGGATCGCCGGGCTGCGGTGGAACGGGTCGCCCTTGCCCTCGAACCACTGCTGGTGCGTGGTGAAGTGGCCAAGGTCACCCACCACCTGCTCGAGCGGCTTGGTGATGTAGTAGCTCACCGTCTGCTTCTCACCGTCGGCATACGTCAGGGTGAGGCGCGCGCGGCCCCAGCCGCTGGCCTTGACCTTGTAGCGCGCCCAGCCATCGCCCGAGGCTTCGTCGGTGAGGGTAAGCGATCCTTCCGGGAAGGATTCGATCGACTTCACCTTGCTCGGAGCCTTGAGGAACAGGCTCGCGCTCTGGTCGGTGGGCACGACGTAGCCGGGAATGCCGACCGCGACCGGGCGCTTGTTGGCGACGAGCGTATCCTCGATCTTGCGGATGCTCGGTGCGGTCACGAAGCGCACGCCATAGCTGCGGTGCTCACCCGGCTTGAGGGTGATGCTGGTCGGCTCGTTCCACTGGCGCGCGGCCTTGGACCATTCCTTCTCGGCGAAGCCCTTGCTGGCGACGGTCCAGTCGTAGAACCCTTCGGAGACCTGGCCGCGCGGCGAGAGGTCGGTGAAGTTGTCGTCCTTCTTGGCCCAGGCCTTCTCGAAGATCGGCTTGTAGGCCTCGAGCGGGGTGCCCTTTTCGGGCAGGACCAGCAGCACCGGT is a window of Novosphingobium aureum DNA encoding:
- a CDS encoding SDR family NAD(P)-dependent oxidoreductase, which produces MHQERGLAGRTMMITGGSSGLGAHVARVAAKCGARVALVARREAALHELVAQIGEAGGEAMAVPGDVADEEQMLGAFDQIEARWGTVNAVLVNAGINRSGRALDLAMADFDAVFATNVRGAFITAREAARRMVAAGCAPEGRIVLISSITAQTQDNGLVAYSAAKAAVSHLGRLLAKEWVRTGPNVNVVSPGYFESELAGDWFETEAGQRKVAAMPRRRLMDEAALDATLLHLLGDASAPITGADIRIDDGQTL
- a CDS encoding TetR/AcrR family transcriptional regulator, whose amino-acid sequence is MRCQHLLSTARRLFAEQGFHQSGMSQIARESGIAVGQIYRDFANKEAIITAICEESLQVWLAEETIEQAIAAGDHAAIRSWIEHLLVKESEFENRRMLVEILAETGRNPLIAQLNADTLERFRRVLGMALDALIPGATQACKVRICDLSLVLCWGVLAGEELIPGLDADTFRTYAADLLKKEIDRLSTLPEGHACL
- a CDS encoding efflux RND transporter periplasmic adaptor subunit — translated: MKKLIPALGLLLSACGSESQQPPAGPPEVGVMTVRSESVSLRTELPGRTNAYETSEVRPQVNGLIQKRFFEEGERVGAGQPLYRIDSAPYEAAVASARAALAQAQATIASTAAQARRYGELVEINAISRQEAENAQAAAAQARASVAAQQAALRSAQIDLARTTIRAPIAGRVNRSTYTVGALVSAGQADALTTIQRLDPIYVDIQQSSADLLRLRKQIMNGDISRDGGDARVQLRLEDGSIYPETGTLKFTEVSVDPATGSQVVRAVFPNRQGLLMPGMYVRAELVQGTKRDALVVPQQAVSRDEKGRPVVLVVDKQGKVAQRVIETPQTVGTNWLVSKGLKAGERIIVEGQQNARPGTTVKPVAMKGVPGKEQASAGGKPAGEQAASPSQGEGR
- a CDS encoding efflux RND transporter permease subunit, with the translated sequence MARYFIDRPIFAWVIAIVAMMAGILAIRSLPVSQFPEIAPPTVTINASYPGADAETLEQTTTQVIEQQLTGIDNLRYFSSTSSSAGVVTITLTFEQGTDPDIAQVQVQNKLSAAQALLPEEVQRQGVTVEKSAASFLVVVGIYSEDGSHSANDLSDYVASDVQDPVARINGVGELMVFGTQYAMRVWVDPLKLRSYNLTVSDVQQAIAAQNVQVSAGQIGALPASKEQQLNATVSVQSRLQTPDEFEAIRLRTSEGGAVVRLRDVGRAELGAENYGFDVQYNGHPASGFGVRLASGANALDTVEAVKAEVAQISKKFPSDVKVVYPYDTTPFVRLSVEQVIHTLIEAVVLVFLVMFLFLQNWRATIIPTIAVPVVLLGTFGIMAAMGYTINQLTLFGMVLAIGLLVDDAIVVVENVERLIQTEHLSPKDAARKSMDEISGALIGIAMVLSAVFLPMAFFGGSTGVIFRQFSLTIVSSMVLSVAVALILTPALCATILKPHDPQKDQGNGLLARFFRWFNEKFDRGTDKYENGVKRTARGWKRSMLIYVVVVGGVALLFARLPGGFLPDEDQGVVMTQVVAPPGSTLPRTDRAVSHVRDYFLNTEKKNVESIFTISGFSFMGQGQNTAIAFVRLRDWAERDGAENGAVGIANRAMGAFSQYRDAMIFALVPPAISELGNATGFDMWLTDTGGLGHERLKQTRNQLMGAAMQSDKIAQVMPMSLDDAPQLVIDIDQDKAQALGLDLSSINSDLSAAWGGAYVNDFLDRGRTKRVYLQADQDFRDSPDDLKDFYVRNTSGEMVPYSAFATASWKTAPTMLTRYNGRPAMQLQGGPTPGVSTGGAMTEMEQLQAGLPEGTELEWTGLSYEEQLSAGQAPALYALSLFVIFLCLAALYESWSVPIAVVLVVPLGVLGAMLAAWLTGLNNDIYLQVGLITTIGVSAKNAILIIEFAEERVLAGMNAFDAAVEAARLRLRPILMTSLAFGIGVLPLALSTGAGAGGQNAIGRSVVGGMFTATVLAIFFVPMFFVVVSRLFGHGKHEGEDTAQTQDNAPDSTGAAPAKDI
- a CDS encoding efflux transporter outer membrane subunit, whose translation is MKKSLAPLLMGTALLAGCSFAPKYERPAGAVPVTLPQGGVYESAPSDGPDLSQTGWRDFFVDDRLRQVIELGLAENRELRIAAGNVLQARSQLRVQRADLLPTVSATGSATYTNNIFGAGGGATGGAGGGAGAVGSSSGDLDIYSVGAGLSAFELDLFGRIRNLTRAAQEQVFASQEAQRATRISLVAEIATAWLTMASDAEQLRLSRETRDAFAKTLELTRAQFRIGVGSELEVSQAETNYQAAVNDIAALEAAVAVDQNALNLLAGTTVPRELLPEGLGDAPVMRGDLPVGVSSQVLLSRPDVLRAEHMLIAEHANIGAARAAFFPTISLTGAVNTLSLGLSGLFKDGSYMYNVAPTASLPLFDGGTRQGNLDYAKASREVAVATYEQAIQTAFREVSDGLARRGKLDEQIAAQEKRVKAAQLAARLSDARYRTGVDSFLTTLDAQRSAYGAEQQLVTTRLTRGSNLVELYRALGGGLLVDEPAPAEQAERSEAN
- a CDS encoding glycoside hydrolase; protein product: MPTLSRLVALPALALALAAGSVPVSAQDGSSEVVTPPAELGLDPFYTQGLSVDGLWITSSSKVRPDTLVKARNMIRAMLAHRPEIVHEMVREGARVAIMAVDETTMDLPEQRDWDKPARDDIVLTPYERENYDTEIAPLTAYEYWAKRARGMGGLLTSGAEENIQAVPGTRYFGETIMVHEFSHGMFEALRQIDPPFVALVEAAFRNARERGTWKDQYMENTIDEYWAEGTQFWFNSNYPAKMGDTVVISDAEMAERDPALAVLLENVYGPIHRLPDDPFWKHSERKAAAAD
- a CDS encoding M24 family metallopeptidase, whose translation is MTTMIGGSNAEAELARLTRWSEWAPAISDGELKARMDKARELMALAGAGALIVNVGPSMRYFTGVSWSPTERLVALIIPASGTPRVVCPVFERGSLEAELKIEADLVLWEEEEDPVEMVCRTLAPGTVLAIDPMLSAGHARQFGERLAGTVEGGPVIDGCRMIKSANELALLQQAKSMTLEVHKAAARILAPGIRASEVIRFIDQAHRALGSSGSYFCAVQFGHATAFPHGLPYDQELEENQLVLIDTGCRIEGYHSDITRTYAFGEVSALEAETWELEKTAQAAAFAAAKPGVPCEDVDAAARAVITKAGLGPDYNLPGLPHRTGHGIGLAIHEPAYLVRGDRTPLAAGMCFSNEPMIVYPDKFGVRLEDHFYMTDEGARWFTQPQVALDKPFT